CAACTCAATAGATTGCATAGAAACTTGCAAAAAATGTAGTCAAAATctcatctatatatatatagcattttTTTACAACTTGTTTCATCTTTGTCATCTACAGATTAATGATGTACCCTTTCGGCGTTAGAGTGTGTACAATGGAACCCGGTTTCTTCAAAACCAACTTAACGAATTGGACAGAACTAGAATCTAATATAGATGCTACGTGGAAGTCTCAAAGTGCAGAGATTCGGGAAGAGTACGGAGAAGAGTGGTTTCAAGCACGTAAGTTTGATTGTGTGAAGTGCCATCGAACATTGTCCTCGACATATCCAATAAACATCTCCCTCTATCGGTTGAGGGTTACTAATGGTATTGGTGAATTTGCTAAGATCTCTGCCTATTTGATTCCACATGCATACCATGCCTATCTCCGGTGGCGATTCAACCCAGTAAGAATAAAACGGGAAACAGGAAAATAGAGGGTTCAGTCACGTTCACTATAGTGATATTTGTTTACATAGATAGTACAATTTATTTCTATGTCTTTTAGTTTGCCGTAAAACCAGAAAACCCAGAGGAACATGTGTCCTCTTTTGTGAAACACCGTTGCAAGATATTTAGAtgaataattttgatatattttcaacaaAAGTCACTGCAATCAGGCAGTACAGTCAATCTTAAACGTCGGCGCAGCCCCTCATCACGAAAAAATACCACACAAAGTAGACTGTAAAATGTAACGCTGGGGTCGCCCTTATCATCCCTCTTCTTGAAAGGGatgagaagagcgcccacaacggctgatctttcagtctacccACAGAGTTGATTAAGGTGCATTAATACTggccatttttttttatttccgcaGTCAAGACGGTCACAGCTGACTCTTTGGACACAAGGTGTTCGCCAAATACACACTGGGTGACAGAAGCGATGGAACACGCCTTGATGTCAATCAAACCAAGAATACGCTATGTTATTGGTTGGGATGCCAAGCTCTTCTGGGTGCCGATGTCACTCTTACCATCTGAAATATCTGACTATATAATGCTAAAACTAAGTGGATTTCCTCTTCCGCAATGTGTTAAAAAACAGGAACAAAAgttaaagaattaaaaaaatcaatgaaagcGGAAAGAATGAGGGAGTCAATAATTTAccattattttatattcaaatcTACGGGTAACGAATTTTCTGTGTTTAAACATGTTTCAATAACTATACTTTGGGTCATGATAATACCTTGGAAGGAAAATGACCTCAAAATCGTCAACTTAAGATTACAAGATCTCATTATTGTCCACCGACCCCCTTCACAGATCAGATTATGATATTAGGTTATAAAATGTCCTAACCATGGTTGTATTAATCTAGGCCAAATATTCGTTGGTGTTAGTTATGTCTCAGGCAAACTACAGTGACTATGTAATAAGCTTACGGTAATCTGAGGTTATGTGTATGTAAGTACCGTCCCAAGAATTGTATTACTTTGTGATATATTTGTCATGGGTTCGTGAAGAAGACGGACAATGAGAAGGAAAAGAACTCTTGaagatttgaaatgaaacattttgtaaatgattGTGTATCTGCCATATTTACGGTGGAATTTGTATACATTACAGCAAAGTACGAACCAAAGTACAACACAGGGACACACTAAAAGGACGGACATGGTCCAAGttaaaaaagaaagtgaaaactTTATGATAAACCAGATACTACTGTAACGTGCATGGTCATCATTGATTAAAACAGGCGAAAATGCATCACTTATCAATTACTTCTTTTGTTTTGGTGACATTCAGTTGTAGGAAACTTTCTTCACACCAAATTCAAAGGTTGAACCCCTCCCGGGGGGGTCACACAAATATACTGACCCCGCAGTGATTTGAATATCTTTTGCGATAAAAGATATCACTACACAAAAATATAGTGACCCTTCCCTAAATACATGCATGAAAACGGCGACcctaactttaaaaaaaaaccacctcCCCCCCCCTGTAATTTATGTCCAGTCCCTTAATCCAAACCACATGCTAACGGCAGTATCCCTAagttctgtaaaaaaaaaacacacaccaaaAAAGCTTATACAATCAAgcttatacaatgtatgtatgtatgtatgtatgtatgtatatatgtatgtatgtatgtatgtatgtatgcatgtatgcatgtatgtatgtatgtatgtatgtatgtatgtatgtatgtatgtatgtatgtatgtatgtgtgtatgtatgtatgtatgtatgtatgtatgtatgtatgtatatatgtatgtatgtatgtatgtatgtatgtatgtatgtatgtatgtatgcatgtatgcatgtatgcatgtatgtatgtatgtatgtatgtatgtatgtgtgtatgtatgtatgtatgtatgtatgtatgtatgtatgtatgtatgtatgtatatatgtatgtatgtatgtatgtatgtatgcatgtatatatgtatgtatgtatgtatgtatgtatgtatgtatgcatgtatgcatgtatgtatgtatgtatgtatgcatgtatgtgtgtatgtgtgtatgtatatatgtatgtatgtatgtatgtatgtatgcatgtatgcatgtatgtatgtatgtatgtatgcatgtatgtgtgtatgtgtgtatgtgtgtatgtgtgtatgtatgtatgtatgtatgtatgtatgtatgtatgtatgtatgtatgtatgtatgtatgtatgtatgtatgtatgtatgtatgtatgtatgtatgtatgcatatatgtatgtatgtatgtatgtatgtatgtatgtatgtatgtatgtatgtgtgtgtgtgtgtgtacgtacgtacgtacgtacgtgtgcgtgcgtgcgtgcgtgcgtgcgtgcgtgcgtgcatgcatgcatgcatgtatgtatgtatgtatgtatgtgtgtatgtatgtatgtatgtatgtatttatttgtgtatgtatgtatgtgtgtatgtatgtatgtatgtatgtatgtatgtatgtatgtatgtatgtatgtatgtatgtatgtatgtatgtatgtgtgtgtgtgtgtgtgtgtgtgtgtgtgtgtgtgtgtgtgtgtgtgttcgtgcgTGTTTTACGACTGTGACATTGTGTAACCAAAGATGCAATCTTAATATGGCGTACACCAGTGTGACCTAAAATTTCAGTGGAGAAAACAAACCGCAGATATAAGCTTATAGGGGCAAAGTTTGACCTTGGAGAGGTGAAGTATTGTATCATACCGTAGCCACCACCTTTTATTTCTCTAACGATTACTAATATAGCCTGGGTGAGCACTTCGTAGCCTCAATGTTATTAAGAGATCGTCATTAAGGTAGGtgatatctttaaaaaaaataatctgtaCAAGATTTGTACAAGACATCGATAAACTCAAGTAAAACAGCAGTATATTGCGTGTCTTACTTTGTAGGATTGCGGAGGTGAATGTATAAGCTTTACGATGTAAAGTCTAGATGACCTTTGGAcacgagtgtgtgtgtgtgtgtgtgtgtgtgtgtgtgtgtgtgtgtgtttgtttgtttgtttgtttgtttgtttgcttgcttgtgtgtgagcgtgcgtgcgtgcgtgtgcgtgtgcgtgtatgtgtatttattcaAAGTCTATTCGACCTTATTATTATACTGTTACAGACCAttgcattttttgttttgttttgtttttaaagtatgaacatggtataataataatgtatttttgcATTATAAATACTACGGTACACCTTTGAACCCGCATATTGTAACTTGAAGCTGGCCTTTGGTCAGATAACGAttgatttacaaaacaaaaaacagacacCGGACGAACGTCTCATAATATAAGTCACATACATTGGGGAAACCTACGTGTGAACCTACTCGATATTCACTACATTTGCTACCTTTGGACTCGGCTAAACTACAGTGGTCTGACTTCTGGACTTTGCTGGcctacatacacatataatgCAACCCAAATGTACACTCTACCTGAAATACTAATATTACCCTACCTTTTTTTTCAGGTGCATCTACAAAAAGAATTGAAACGAGAATGTCGTGTCTTTCCATTGCTATTGGACTTGTAGCTGTTTGCGTACTTTACAAAGTAATCGATTGGTTGCTAAGGTTACCAACCGTTGACAACATCCAGTCTAAATATGTTCTCATTACTGGATGTGATACCGGTTTTGGTAATAAATTGGCTAAAGATTTAGACAAGAGGGCATTTCATGTAATTGCCGCTTGTTTGACGAAGAAAGGTGCTGAAGATTTGGACGAGGTGGCCTCGTACAGATTAAAAACACTGATTATGGATGTATCTAAAAGTGAAAGTGTCAAAGAAGGATTCAATGCCGTCAAGAAAATTATCCCGAAGGATAAAGGtgaaaaaaataccaccaccgccgccgccgccgccgccgccgccgccgccaccaccaccaccaccaccaccaccaccaccaccaccaccaccaccaccaccacaacaacaacaacaacaacaacaacaacaacaacaacaaacaacaacaacaacaacaacaaaatcatcatcatcatcatcatcatcatcataaaaaaaaacaaaagcaacAAGAATGTCATCCAAAAAACGCTAAAAACATATGTGAGGCTGCAATGTTGACAATAAGCTTATTAAAGACAGTCAAATTTGAAGATGACGTTTACATTCGTAACTATATCTTTCGGTTTATCATCTTGCTTGACAGATGCAAGTCAGTATATACAACTCACAAAACAACACCGGCGCGTTTGCTTGAATAAAGTGAGCTAAGGAAAGACTCCAGGCAATGACAACATTagagaaaaataacaataaaactgaatacaaaaacaacaccgggAGCCTCTGATCGATGTTCAGGCGacatttttatcagtttgttcaTCATCTGTGGAAGTTGTAGTGTAGCACTACATTAGTCGTACTCAATCGTTATAACATGTAGGATTTTAACAGCAGTGTTATGAAGTCCTGGCTCAGTGTTCTTTGCTTTGGAACTTGTCACATTCATGCTTACCACGAGCAAAGAAAACCCACCGGTGTTTTTTCATGGGTTGTATATGGTCTATAACTCTACCCTGCAAGTTATTGGCGGTTTAGCCTCTCTTacttttgaaagtaaaattgAATATCAAAGATTACACCAATTCAACATTGCTTTCACTGTCGGTCAACATGCACACTCATCAACTATTCGCTCATttacaaactatttttttcttcgCTGTGACAGGTCTATGGGGTCTTGTGAACAATGCTGGTATCGTTGGCGCCTACGGGGTGTATGAATGGCACAGCCGTGACGATTATCAGAAATGTTTGGATGTTAATTTACTCGGTTTGATTGACGTCACAACAACATTTCTACCACTCATAAAGAAGAGTCGAGGCAGAATTGTCAATGTAGCCAGCATCATGGGCAGATTCGTCCTCCCAGGGGGTGCATACTCTATATCCAAATTTGGAGTTGAAGCCTTCTCCGATGGACTCAGGTAAAGTTATATATTAAAGTGTGCGGTGAAGTAGAGAATCATACAGCTTATAACCTATGTATGCACTATGGATGTTATCTAGTTGAACTATCTGCAGTTTAGAGGTGGAAAACCATAAAGTTCAATGTATGCACCAACTTGATTTTTCACTTTATGATGAAGGTTTTAATGCTTTGTACTGATGGTCTCAAccaattgtacattgtatttatatagtgtgcattgtatatctaaaatgtgcattgtatatctaaattgtacattgtatttatatagtgtgcattgtatatctaaattgtgcattgtatatctaaattgtacattgtattactatAGTGTGCATTGTATATCTAAATTGTGCATTGTATATCtaaattttacattgtatttctataGCGTGCATTGTATATCTAAATTGTGCATTGTATAtctaaattgtacattgtatttatatagCGTGCATTGTATATCTAAAATGTGCATTGTATAtctaaattgtacattgtatttatatagTGTGCATTGTATATCTAAATTGTGCATGGTATAtctaaattgtacattgtatttctatagtgtgcattgtatatctaaattgtgcattgtatatctaaattttacattgtatttctataGCGTGCATTGTATATCTAAATTGTGCATTGTATAtctaaattgtacattgtatttatatagtgtgcattgtatatctaaattgtgcattgtatatctaaattgtacattgtatttctatAGCGTGCATTGTATATCTAAATTGTGCATTGTATAtctaaattgtacattgtatttatatagCGTGCATTGTATATCTAAAATGTGCATTGTATAtctaaattgtacattgtatttatatagtgtgcattgtatatctaaattgtacattgtatttctatAGTGTGCactgtatatctaaattgtacattgtatttatatagtgtgcattgtatatctaaattgtacattgtatttctatagcgtgcattgtatatataaattgtacattgtatttctatagtgtgcattgtatatctaaattgtatattgtatttctaTAGTGTGCactgtatatctaaattgtacattgtatttatatagTGTGCATTGTATATCTAAATTGTGCATTGTATGTCTATAGTGTGCATTGTATGTCTAAATTTGACATTGTAAATCTAAATTGTGCATTGTATATCTAAATTGTGCATTGTATATCTAAATTGTGCATTGTATATCTAAATTGTGCATTGACGGTATATCTAAATTGTGCATTGTATATCTAAATTGTGCATTGTAAATCTAAATTGTGCATTGTATATCTAAATTGTGCATTGTATATCTAAATTGTGCATTGTAAATCTAAATTGTGCATTGTATATCTAAATTGTGCATTGTATATCTAAATTGTGCATTGTATATCTAAAGTAAACCTGGGTCAACGAGAAGATGAATTTTACGCTGTTTTATATTTCCAGGTTGATGATGTATCCATTTGGGGTTCGTGTGAGTACTATAGAGCCTGGTTTCTTTAACACCAACATGAATAATTGGGAAGCAATGAGACCTAAACTAGATGCCAAATGGGAGAGTCAAGGTCCCGAAATTCGGGAAGAATATGGAGAAGAATGGTTCAAAGCATGTGAGTAATTAAAACTTGTATTTTCAGTATTGGCCTATAGACGTACCTATAGACGTTTACAATAAACATCGCCCTCTACCGATACAGCTTTGCAACCAaattttactaccaaaccagagtgactatagagtctCAGTTAAGAAGCATGATATTTTTTACGCCTTGTACAAAGTTTTGTAACTTTTTACAaactacagaaaataaaataaagacactGATAGTGagcaagcatataaaatgacaGATGTTATCTGACCGTGAGCACAAATCAACTGTCAGATGAAAAAAGGAGACTGTTTACTAGTGTTCACAAtatatgagataaaatgtaatatttcatatgcGCGTgcgctatcagtgcctgtagtttgtttgtgtaattcgtaactAAAAACGTTGAATGACGATGTGAAatagtttatttgtgttcacaacgagataaaatgtaacatttcatataaGCGTTCGATCGCTATCTGtgaatgtattttgtttgtgatttgtttcgcaaccaaaccaaacaaaacaaaacaaagttgtGATAGATGTAAAAGAAAAAACCAAAAACCCCGAAACATTTATGTCACCTAAGTGTAACTCTAGT
This region of Glandiceps talaboti chromosome 4, keGlaTala1.1, whole genome shotgun sequence genomic DNA includes:
- the LOC144434149 gene encoding 17-beta-hydroxysteroid dehydrogenase type 6-like, which gives rise to MSCLSIAIGLVAVCVLYKVIDWLLRLPTVDNIQSKYVLITGCDTGFGNKLAKDLDKRAFHVIAACLTKKGAEDLDEVASYRLKTLIMDVSKSESVKEGFNAVKKIIPKDKGLWGLVNNAGIVGAYGVYEWHSRDDYQKCLDVNLLGLIDVTTTFLPLIKKSRGRIVNVASIMGRFVLPGGAYSISKFGVEAFSDGLRLMMYPFGVRVSTIEPGFFNTNMNNWEAMRPKLDAKWESQGPEIREEYGEEWFKAFRMLAGEHLKTRCSPNIQAVTGAMEHALMSIKPRIRYVIGWDAHLFFKPMSLLPSEIADYILIKLNRQPLPRKCVEQQNK